The following coding sequences are from one Desulfosporosinus orientis DSM 765 window:
- a CDS encoding acyl-CoA dehydrogenase family protein, with protein MSEVSIYQETLDRFVKSEMQLNEQTEISWGYFQSVYKKLAELGFTEVIMLEDVDKPLLLKNMAQIFTKSSHLSLALAILWQLAVNLTVLNELEDSSEAKEALAASIVKGEAYVNWPWHNLSSGDRVYPLSFGSGEEKYFILDGDEEMGFRVSLRLTLPVDSQSVERFGWSGLKEIRWAIGEEELQDSIYLGKLSKPGFEAVQDLERFLTIACTVGLMNMALKAGYKFVTERVQFGQKIWDFQAIKHYLADAYSKYQVVNIAFAELTEYFSRGSKITGEGKELQRVGFDYVQQITDIALQVHGGSGYMREYPVQRFWRDGMLLILYGK; from the coding sequence ATGAGTGAAGTGTCAATTTATCAGGAGACATTGGACCGCTTTGTGAAAAGCGAAATGCAGTTAAATGAACAAACGGAAATTTCCTGGGGCTATTTTCAGAGTGTATACAAAAAGTTGGCTGAGCTGGGATTTACAGAAGTGATCATGCTGGAGGACGTTGATAAGCCCCTGCTTCTCAAAAATATGGCTCAAATCTTTACAAAAAGCAGCCATCTTTCCTTAGCCTTAGCTATCCTTTGGCAGCTAGCCGTAAATCTGACGGTACTTAACGAACTTGAAGATTCAAGTGAAGCAAAAGAAGCGTTGGCAGCGAGCATCGTCAAGGGTGAAGCTTATGTAAACTGGCCGTGGCATAATCTCTCGTCCGGCGATAGGGTCTACCCCCTATCATTTGGTTCAGGGGAAGAGAAGTATTTCATTCTCGATGGAGACGAGGAAATGGGTTTTAGAGTTTCCCTTAGATTGACGTTGCCCGTCGACAGCCAGTCTGTGGAAAGGTTTGGGTGGTCCGGTCTGAAAGAGATTCGCTGGGCAATAGGGGAGGAGGAGCTTCAAGACAGTATCTACCTGGGGAAACTGAGTAAACCAGGTTTCGAGGCTGTGCAGGATCTGGAACGATTTCTGACCATTGCTTGTACCGTTGGGTTAATGAATATGGCCCTGAAGGCGGGTTATAAGTTCGTCACCGAGAGAGTACAATTTGGCCAAAAGATTTGGGACTTTCAAGCGATTAAACACTATTTGGCGGATGCCTACAGCAAATATCAAGTGGTGAACATTGCCTTCGCAGAATTAACGGAGTATTTCTCCCGGGGAAGCAAGATTACAGGTGAGGGAAAAGAACTACAACGAGTTGGGTTCGATTATGTACAGCAAATTACAGATATCGCCTTGCAGGTTCACGGTGGGAGCGGATATATGCGGGAATACCCGGTACAAAGATTTTGGCGGGATGGAATGTTATTGATTCTCTATGGAAAATAG